From the genome of Bombus fervidus isolate BK054 chromosome 19, iyBomFerv1, whole genome shotgun sequence, one region includes:
- the LOC139996801 gene encoding uncharacterized protein, with protein sequence MPSSKTRIAIVGGGVAGLVVARHTAAKLDTYSLTLFEQTDQVGGTWIYTDETDVDKHGLPVHSSMYKNLRTNLPREIMQIPDFPMTHDEGPSFVHHSVIREYLSDYVKHFNLYPHIKLNTVVKHVEPETLRNGQTIWMVTYEDLESKVETTKTFDAVVLCNGHYTVGHIPHIPGIESFPGESIHSHQYRVPEVYTRKRVCILGASWSGIDIAIEVSQYAEKVYLSHNLPEPVDSRMSKNVEQRPGIQSIQGNIFIFHDGSTAEVDNFIYCTGYKFTYPFMSTKVEMRTDNNHVEPIYKHLIHMDYPNLFVMGLPGIVIPFPMFHLQAQYILSILENHIKLPSTEQMREEYQMEKKALLDLGIPLRHITKLKERQWAYYDEIAAAANIASFPPVIRKIYDHSNQMRELNFTTYKNYQYRIIDDENFVVCYCKPC encoded by the exons ATGCCGAGTAGCAAAACCAGAATCGCTATAGTTGGTGGTGGAGTAGCTGGACTGGTGGTAGCTCGCCATACAGCCGCCAAATTGGACACTTACAGTCTTACGTTATTCGAGCAAACCGATCAAGTCGGTGGTACATGGATTTACACAGATGAAACCGATGTCGACAAGCATGGACTACCGGTTCATAGTAGTATGTATAAGAATCTAAG AACAAATCTTCCTCGGGAAATAATGCAAATACCTGATTTTCCAATGACACATGACGAAGGGCCATCATTTGTTCATCATAGCGTAATTCGAGAATACCTTTCGGAttatgtaaaacattttaatttatatccgCATATAAAG ttAAATACAGTGGTAAAGCACGTGGAACCAGAAACTTTGAGAAACGGTCAAACAATCTGGATGGTCACGTACGAGGATTTGGAAAGCAAAGTAGAAACAACTAAAACGTTCGACGCCGTGGTCTTGTGTAATGGTCACTATACTGTAGGCCATATTCCACACATTCCAGGTATAGAAAGTTTCCCCGGCGAATCTATACATAGCCATCAGTACAGGGTACCGGAAGTGTACACTAGAAAAAGAGTTTGCATCCTTGGTGCCTCTTGGTCTGGTATCGATATCGCCATAGAAGTCTCGCAATACGCTGAAAAG GTATATTTAAGCCACAATCTACCGGAACCAGTTGATTCGAGAATGTCGAAAAACGTAGAACAGAGGCCTGGAATTCAATCGATTCAAGGAAACATATTCATCTTCCACGATGGTTCCACGGCTGAAGTAGACAACTTCATATATTGCACCG GCTATAAATTTACGTATCCCTTTATGTCGACTAAAGTTGAGATGCGTACGGACAACAACCACGTCGAGCCGATTTACAAACACCTAATACATATGGATTATCCGAATTTATTCGTAATGGGCCTGCCTGGAATAGTAATTCCATTTCCTATGTTTCACCTGCAAGCTCAGTATATTTTAAGCATTCTTGAAAATCACATTAAGTTACCTTCTACTGAACAAATGCGTGAAGAATATCAGATGGAAAAGAAAGCTCTTCTCGACCTTGGAATTCCg CTAAGACATATCACCAAGCTGAAGGAACGGCAATGGGCGTATTACGACGAAATAGCTGCGGCTGCGAATATTGCAAGTTTCCCACCAGTAATCcgaaaaatttacgatcacTCGAACCAAATGCGTGAATTGAATTTCACCACATACAAGAACTACCAATATCGCATAATTGACGATGAAAATTTCGTAGTGTGTTATTGTAAACCTTGTTAA